The proteins below are encoded in one region of Salmo salar chromosome ssa02, Ssal_v3.1, whole genome shotgun sequence:
- the LOC106593405 gene encoding gastrula zinc finger protein XlCGF17.1-like, with protein sequence MTHEADEAEKSLSTSERLKHQQRPRGKKPHHCSDCGKSYSRLDSLKVHQRIHTGEKTNSCYQCGKSFTTSSQLTIHQRKHTGEKPYHCSDCGKSFAVSGYLQSHQRTHTGEKPYSCHQCGKSFSHSNTLISHLRIHTGEKSHSCSHCGKRCTSLATLKIHQRIHTGEKPYSCADCGKCFGLSGHLKLHQRTHTGDKPYRCDQCGKSFSHSGGLIVHQRIHTGEKPYSCDQCGKRFVTSNSRNIHQRTHTGEKPYHCSDCGKNFVSTGHLKVHQTTHTGEKPYSCNHCGNSFVTSGSLKRHQRTHTGEKPYSCDQCGKSFVTSSCCTIHKRTHTGEKPYHCSDCGKSFVSSGCLKSHQRTHTGDKLHSCDQCDKRYSDKRSLIKHQKIHT encoded by the coding sequence tcatgaagctgatgaggcagagaagagtctctccacatcagaacgtctcaaacaccagcagagacccagaGGGAAGAAACCTCaccactgctctgactgtgggaagagttactcAAGATTAGATTCACTAAAGGTACACcagagaattcacactggagaaaAAACGAATAGCTgttatcaatgtgggaagagtttcactacatctagccagctgactatacaccagagaaaacacacaggagagaagccttaccattgctctgactgtggaaagagttttgctgTCTCAGGATATTTacaatcacaccagagaacacacacaggagagaagccttatagctgtcatcaatgtgggaagagcttttCTCACTCAAACACACTGATATCACACTtgagaatacacactggagagaaatctcACAGCTGCTCTCATTGTGGGAAGAGATGCACATCTCTAGCAACCCTTAAAATACATCAGAGAatccatacaggagagaaaccttatagctgtgctgACTGTGGGAAGTGTTTTGGTTTGTCAGGACATTtaaaattacaccagagaacacacacaggagataaaccttataggtgtgatcaatgtgggaagagttttagtcactCAGGCGGCCTGATAGTACATCAGAGAatccatacaggagagaaaccttatagctgtgatcaatgtgggaagagatttgtTACATCTAATAGTCGTaatatacaccagagaacacacacaggagagaaaccttaccacTGCTCTGACTGCGGAAAGAATTTTGTTTCGACAGGACATTTAAAAGTacaccagacaacacacacaggagagaagccttatagctgtaatcattGCGGGAATAGTTTTGTTACATCTGGCAgcctgaaaagacaccagagaacacacacaggagagaagccttatagctgtgatcaatgtgggaagagttttgttacatcTAGCTGTTGTACTATAcacaaaagaacacacacaggagagaaaccttatcactgctctgactgtgggaagagttttgtttcatcaggatgtttaaaatcacaccagagaaccCACACAGGAGACAAATtgcatagctgtgatcaatgtgacaagagatactctgataaaagatctctgattaaacatcagaaaattcatacatga